One genomic window of Gemmatimonadota bacterium includes the following:
- a CDS encoding efflux RND transporter permease subunit: MPQLQISVLPEQLARYGINSADVMRTVEAIGGAIATTVLGGASDASSCRSASGVRAGKSRDDRGAPGERAWWRTVPLGQLARIEEVQGPRTSATRTALASSSSRECAQSGHGVVCQGSPGLFSSGAITLPAGYRVEFGGQFENLERGTKRLMLVVPLSLLLIFLLLFATFNSLRQAALVFTGIPLAIVGGVLALLTRGMPFSISAGVGFIALFGIAVLNGVVLVSYLNEVRARGASLEDAVREGGMTRLRPVLMTAMVASLGFLPMALSHGAGAEVQRPLATVVIGGLITATLLTLLVLPLLYLIIERRAARTSDEADARGGLDD, encoded by the coding sequence ATGCCGCAGTTGCAGATCAGCGTCCTGCCGGAGCAACTTGCCAGGTATGGCATCAACTCCGCGGACGTGATGCGCACCGTCGAGGCCATCGGTGGGGCCATCGCCACGACCGTCCTGGGAGGGGCCAGCGACGCTTCGAGCTGTCGGTCCGCTTCCGGAGTCCGTGCGGGCAAGTCGCGAGACGATCGCGGCGCTCCTGGTGAGCGCGCCTGGTGGCGAACGGTTCCACTCGGCCAGCTGGCGCGAATCGAGGAGGTCCAAGGTCCTCGGACCTCAGCCACGAGAACGGCTCTCGCCTCGTCATCATCGAGGGAATGTGCGCAATCGGGACATGGGGTCGTTTGTCAAGGAAGTCCAGGACTCTTCAGCAGCGGGGCGATCACGCTGCCGGCCGGGTACCGGGTCGAATTCGGCGGACAATTCGAGAATCTCGAGCGGGGCACCAAACGTCTCATGCTGGTGGTGCCATTGTCCCTCCTGCTGATCTTCCTCTTGCTCTTCGCCACGTTCAATTCGTTGCGTCAGGCGGCGCTGGTGTTCACCGGTATCCCGCTGGCCATCGTCGGTGGTGTGCTCGCGCTGCTCACGCGCGGCATGCCATTCAGCATCAGCGCCGGGGTTGGTTTCATCGCCTTGTTCGGGATCGCGGTGCTGAACGGCGTGGTGCTGGTGAGCTACCTGAACGAGGTGCGGGCCCGTGGCGCCTCGCTGGAGGATGCGGTCCGGGAAGGCGGGATGACTCGACTCCGCCCGGTCCTGATGACGGCCATGGTGGCGAGCCTGGGCTTCCTGCCGATGGCGCTGTCCCACGGCGCCGGCGCCGAGGTCCAGCGACCGTTGGCAACCGTCGTGATCGGGGGATTGATCACGGCCACGCTGCTGACGCTGCTGGTCTTGCCGCTGCTCTACCTCATCATTGAACGCCGCGCGGCCAGAACGAGCGACGAAGCCGATGCCCGAGGAGGACTCGATGACTGA
- a CDS encoding efflux RND transporter permease subunit has translation MVTGIVMMRIGENARTVVGAVKEKFEAAKSTLPDGVTMKPFYDRTELIDRTIGTVERNLLEGAALVVAVLFLLLGNLRAALIVALAIPLSMLFAFSAMLQAGIAGSLMSLGAIDFGLVVDGSVVMVENAMRHLGEREHKKRGFLETVRFACGEVSRPILFGVGIIIVVYLPILSLEGVEGKLFRPMALTVVFAVAGSLLLTFLLTPVLIAFGLRGPIVEKDVWFMRHAKRIYQPAREWTLAHSRRSAGAVGRSGRTLGRGHSISRIGFIPDWTKAHLPSRSCACRASRSRSRSGSRRSSRRACERRSPTK, from the coding sequence GTGGTCACCGGCATCGTGATGATGCGCATTGGCGAAAATGCGCGGACCGTCGTCGGCGCCGTGAAGGAGAAATTCGAGGCGGCCAAGTCCACCCTGCCGGATGGGGTGACGATGAAGCCGTTCTACGACCGGACGGAGTTGATCGATCGAACCATCGGGACGGTCGAGCGGAATCTGCTCGAGGGCGCCGCGCTCGTGGTGGCGGTGCTGTTTCTCCTGCTGGGAAACCTCCGAGCCGCGTTGATTGTCGCGTTGGCGATCCCGCTCTCGATGCTCTTCGCCTTTAGTGCGATGCTGCAAGCGGGCATCGCCGGCAGCCTGATGAGCCTCGGCGCAATTGACTTCGGCCTGGTGGTGGATGGCTCGGTCGTGATGGTCGAAAACGCCATGCGGCACCTCGGAGAGCGTGAGCACAAGAAGCGAGGGTTCCTCGAAACCGTGCGCTTCGCCTGCGGCGAGGTCTCCCGTCCGATCCTGTTCGGCGTCGGCATCATCATCGTCGTGTATCTGCCGATCCTCAGCCTGGAAGGCGTCGAGGGCAAGCTCTTTCGCCCCATGGCGCTGACCGTGGTCTTCGCGGTTGCCGGCTCCCTGCTCCTGACCTTTCTGCTGACTCCGGTGCTGATTGCGTTCGGGCTTCGCGGACCGATCGTGGAGAAGGATGTCTGGTTCATGCGGCATGCCAAGCGCATCTACCAGCCAGCCCGGGAATGGACGCTCGCGCACAGTCGGCGAAGTGCTGGTGCTGTCGGCCGCAGCGGTCGGACTCTCGGTCGCGGTCATTCCATTTCTCGGATCGGGTTCATTCCCGACTGGACGAAGGCTCATTTGCCCTCCAGATCCTGCGCTTGCCGAGCGTCTCGCTCGAGGAGTCGGTCCGGCAGTCGACGCTCATCGAGGCGCGCCTGCGAGCGGCGTTCCCCGACGAAGTGA
- a CDS encoding efflux RND transporter permease subunit, which translates to MQLRTVPGVAEVNSFGGFEKQYQVLVRPEALIQYQLTLDQVFEAIETNNLNAGGGYITRGAEQLVVRGVGQVQSLDQIRASC; encoded by the coding sequence ATGCAGCTGCGCACCGTCCCGGGCGTCGCCGAGGTGAACTCGTTCGGCGGCTTCGAGAAGCAGTATCAGGTGTTGGTGCGTCCGGAGGCCTTGATCCAGTATCAGTTGACGCTGGATCAGGTCTTCGAGGCCATCGAGACGAACAATCTCAACGCGGGAGGCGGTTACATCACGCGCGGCGCCGAGCAACTCGTCGTCCGCGGCGTGGGGCAGGTGCAGAGTCTCGATCAGATCCGAGCATCGTGCTGA
- a CDS encoding efflux RND transporter permease subunit yields MNRVIAFSLSNRLLVLALTLGLAGIGIWSALRLPIDAVPDVTNVQVQVNTNAPALSPVEVERQITLPVELAMFGLPNLEEIRSLSKFGLSRSPSSSTTAPISILPDNRSRSDCSSPARPSPPVWGTRKWGRQVPASAKFSSTRSRPIPVRRLMRRNCGRSRTGSCRCSCAPSRASPR; encoded by the coding sequence ATGAATCGCGTGATTGCCTTTTCCCTGTCCAATCGCTTGCTGGTCCTCGCCCTGACACTCGGGCTGGCTGGCATCGGAATCTGGTCGGCGCTGCGACTGCCGATTGATGCCGTCCCGGATGTGACCAACGTGCAGGTGCAGGTCAACACCAACGCGCCCGCGCTATCGCCGGTTGAGGTCGAACGCCAGATCACCCTGCCGGTCGAATTGGCGATGTTCGGGTTGCCAAATCTCGAGGAAATTCGCTCCCTCTCCAAATTCGGACTCTCCAGGTCACCGTCGTCTTCCACGACGGCACCGATATCTATTTTGCCCGACAACAGGTCCAGGAGCGACTGCAGCTCGCCCGCGAGGCCATCCCCGCCAGTCTGGGGAACCCGGAAATGGGGCCGACAAGTACCGGCCTCGGCGAAATTTTCCAGTACGCGGTCGAGGCCGATTCCGGTTCGACGATTGATGCGACGGAACTGCGGACGATCCAGGACTGGATCGTGTCGATGCAGCTGCGCACCGTCCCGGGCGTCGCCGAGGTGA
- a CDS encoding efflux RND transporter periplasmic adaptor subunit, whose amino-acid sequence MLLLLTACGDRAVPSTEEVAATTSADSAVADEVRIDSAAAAEFGIRVDTVASVSGEMLSVTGSVTYDANLVSHIGSRAAGRILTLRADIGDQVTAGSVLAILESPEVGEVRSDELEAEALLEIAQENFNREQRLEQQGISSRKELLDAKADLRRAEAALRSSRERLRVLGAGHGSGGEFGLTAPFAGVVVERGVSRGEMVGPEDQLFVVADLRQVWVLLDIFERDLPTVARGQQVLLTTTAWPDREFTGQIVHVGAVLDSATRTVRARIEVPNRDGALRPGMFATAVIAPRAGGQAFPVVPQDAVQELEGRKVVFVPGEHPGSSSRVPSCSVDRLGARV is encoded by the coding sequence GTGCTCCTGCTCCTCACAGCATGCGGCGATCGTGCCGTGCCGTCGACGGAGGAGGTGGCGGCCACGACGTCAGCAGACAGCGCGGTTGCGGATGAAGTCCGCATCGACAGTGCGGCGGCAGCTGAGTTCGGCATCCGGGTAGACACCGTCGCGAGCGTGAGCGGGGAGATGCTCTCGGTCACCGGCTCGGTGACCTACGATGCCAACCTCGTGAGTCATATCGGCTCGAGGGCCGCCGGGCGCATCCTCACGCTACGCGCCGATATCGGCGACCAAGTCACGGCGGGATCGGTCCTGGCCATCCTCGAGAGTCCCGAGGTTGGGGAGGTGCGGAGTGATGAACTCGAAGCCGAGGCGCTGCTCGAAATCGCCCAGGAAAACTTCAATCGCGAGCAGCGGCTCGAGCAGCAGGGCATCTCCAGTCGCAAAGAATTGCTCGATGCCAAGGCCGACCTTCGGCGTGCCGAGGCTGCGCTGCGGAGCTCCCGGGAGCGACTCCGGGTGCTCGGCGCCGGCCACGGGAGTGGCGGGGAGTTCGGGTTGACGGCGCCGTTCGCGGGGGTCGTCGTAGAGCGGGGGGTGAGTCGCGGCGAGATGGTGGGGCCCGAGGATCAACTCTTCGTCGTCGCGGACTTGCGCCAAGTCTGGGTGCTCCTCGACATCTTCGAGCGGGATCTGCCGACGGTTGCCCGCGGACAGCAGGTCCTGCTGACAACCACCGCCTGGCCCGATCGCGAATTCACCGGACAGATCGTCCATGTTGGTGCAGTTCTCGACAGTGCGACGCGGACGGTGCGCGCACGCATCGAGGTCCCCAACCGCGACGGAGCCCTGCGCCCGGGGATGTTTGCCACGGCGGTGATCGCGCCACGGGCTGGTGGCCAGGCCTTTCCGGTTGTGCCACAAGATGCCGTGCAGGAGCTGGAGGGCCGGAAAGTGGTCTTCGTCCCGGGCGAGCATCCCGGGAGTTCGTCGCGCGTACCGTCCTGCTCGGTCGACCGACTGGGGGCACGCGTGTGA
- a CDS encoding TolC family protein, with protein MPSPPDTIVLTLREAGRLALEREPGLQADRQGAAIARGEYRQSRLDGLNPAIDFQQYETGALGGTQAYTVGLSLELPWAGQRGLRIAAARAGMERANATTADAVRLAEATVSLAFFGAVAAERRLQLAEQMAAASQRFFDLTRIQLREGEISALEANLTDIEFRAQQGASPGGASRRDGRAARTAPIDRCLLGDTDPARRRGVVGTDGGPPQRRLPDRGGVGNTPRSRGRASAAGAVRLVASACRPGSNSHSAAQRVQPAGCWGTGLTFRARDLGAAPRRRSGPRPVDQEEARVAQARSRVAALELAVGAKSPRPIAPCKRRPKKSRRWSPLCWGPPDGTSPWWTLPIKPESLRSQRCS; from the coding sequence ATGCCATCGCCACCGGACACGATCGTGCTGACGCTGCGCGAGGCGGGTCGCCTCGCGTTGGAGCGCGAGCCCGGCCTCCAGGCTGATCGTCAGGGCGCCGCGATCGCGCGGGGCGAATACCGCCAATCTCGATTGGACGGGCTGAACCCCGCGATCGATTTCCAGCAATACGAGACCGGGGCGCTGGGCGGGACGCAGGCGTACACCGTGGGTCTCTCGCTGGAGCTGCCGTGGGCAGGTCAGCGTGGGCTCCGGATTGCCGCGGCGCGCGCCGGAATGGAGCGGGCGAACGCCACCACGGCCGATGCCGTGCGACTCGCGGAAGCCACGGTCTCGCTGGCGTTTTTCGGGGCGGTGGCGGCTGAGCGGCGCTTGCAGCTCGCCGAGCAGATGGCCGCCGCCTCCCAGCGATTCTTCGATCTCACCCGGATCCAGCTCCGCGAAGGCGAGATCAGTGCCCTGGAGGCCAACCTCACGGACATCGAATTCCGGGCGCAGCAGGGCGCGTCTCCTGGCGGCGCGTCGCGACGCGACGGCCGCGCTGCTCGAACTGCGCCGATTGATCGGTGTCTCCTCGGTGACACCGATCCGGCTCGTCGACGCGGCGTGGTCGGCACCGACGGCGGTCCCCCTCAACGAAGACTCCCTGATCGCGGTGGCGTTGGCAACACGCCCCGATCTCGAGGCCGGGCGTCGGCAGCTGGCGCAGTCCGCCTCGTTGCGTCGGCTTGCCGCCCGGGAAGCAATTCCCACTCCGCGGCTCAGCGCGTTCAACCAGCGGGATGCTGGGGAACAGGCCTCACGTTTCGGGCTCGGGATCTCGGTGCTGCTCCCCGTCGTCGATCGGGCCCAAGGCCGGTGGACCAGGAGGAGGCGCGCGTCGCGCAGGCGCGATCGCGCGTTGCGGCACTCGAGTTGGCCGTTGGCGCGAAGTCGCCGAGGCCTATCGCACCCTGCAAGCGGCGACCGAAGAAGTCTCGACGCTGGAGTCCCTTGTGCTGGGGCCCGCCCGACGGAACCTCGCCCTGGTGGACTCTGCCTATCAAGCCGGAAAGCTTGCGCTCCCAACGGTGCTCCTGA
- a CDS encoding HupE/UreJ family protein — protein sequence MSRSRGHRGGWQLLLAVVGVTLTPAVAQAHGVAAGDKGFIQESAGMLLVPFAYLGAKHMVTGYDHLLFLFGVIFYLYRLKDVAIYVTLFAIGHSTTLLLGVLTGVSASPYLIDAIIGGSVIYKALDNLGAFRAWFGVQPDPKAATLVFGFFHGFGLATKILDFEMSPDGMIPNLLAFNVGVEVGQLLALSAILIGMAYWRRTSGFGRHAYTANVALMTAGFLLAGYQLAGYFLT from the coding sequence ATGAGCCGCAGCCGCGGACACAGGGGCGGCTGGCAGCTGCTACTCGCCGTGGTCGGCGTGACGCTGACGCCAGCCGTCGCCCAGGCACACGGCGTGGCGGCGGGCGACAAGGGGTTCATCCAGGAGAGCGCCGGCATGCTGCTGGTGCCGTTTGCCTACCTCGGTGCGAAGCATATGGTGACCGGCTACGATCACCTGCTTTTTCTGTTCGGCGTCATTTTCTACCTGTATCGCCTCAAGGACGTGGCGATCTACGTCACTTTGTTTGCGATCGGCCACTCCACGACGCTGCTGCTCGGTGTCCTGACCGGCGTCAGCGCGAGTCCCTACCTGATTGACGCCATCATCGGCGGTTCCGTCATCTACAAGGCCTTGGACAATCTCGGAGCATTCCGTGCATGGTTCGGGGTCCAGCCTGACCCCAAAGCCGCGACGCTGGTATTCGGCTTCTTCCACGGCTTCGGCCTGGCGACCAAGATTCTCGATTTCGAGATGTCCCCGGATGGGATGATTCCCAATCTGCTCGCCTTCAACGTCGGCGTCGAAGTGGGGCAACTACTCGCCCTCAGCGCGATCCTGATCGGGATGGCGTACTGGCGCCGCACGTCAGGCTTTGGTCGCCACGCCTACACCGCGAACGTCGCACTCATGACGGCGGGTTTCCTGCTGGCGGGCTACCAGCTCGCTGGCTACTTCCTGACCTGA
- a CDS encoding CusA/CzcA family heavy metal efflux RND transporter, whose product MTTSTELTWIDRLLAVSIRQRWAVLGGTLVVALLGVFSATRLPIDAVPDITNVQVQVNTEAPGYSPFEAEQRVTYLVETAMAGLPALQETRSISRYGLSQVTVIFEDGTDIYWARQLVGERIQEAMARMPAGLAPSMGPIATGLGEIFMWTVEPKPGALNEDGRPYSAMDLRTIQDWIVRPQLKTVPGVADVNTIGGFTKQFHVTPDPGRLVAYGLTVRDVLGALSDNNSNVGAGYIERRGEQYLIRAPGQVAGLDDIRQIVVGMQGSTPIRLGDVAGVQLGEELRTGAATENGKEVVLGTVFMLQGENSRIVSQRVADKMVAINQTLPAGVTAKTVYDRTTLVDATIETVQHNLVIGALLVIVILFLFLGNVRAAVITAFAIPLSMLFAMSGMVLGGVSGNLLSLGALDFGIIVDGAVVMVENCLRHLARRQHETGAPSARQARLDVVLRAAREVWRPTLYGQLIIMVVYLPILTLTGIEGKMFYPMAFTVLAALFGAMVLSLTFVPAAVAIFVTGRVSETESRPMQWAVRAYRPTLMAALRHRTITLTAAAALLVVTGAMATRLGSEFLPSLDEGDLLVHALRIPGTSLSTAVEMQHTLERKLMTYPEVAYVFSKIGTAEIATDPMPPSVADTYVMLKAQGDWPDPGRSKADLVAELQRDLLQLPGNNYEFIQPIQMRFNELIAGVRSDVAVKVFGDDVEVLADVGDRIEAVLSSVPGAADTKVEQTTGLPMLTVRFQREAMARLGLTVATVQEVVAVAFGGRTVGEVYEGDRRFDIVVRLPEKARTNIEEMGRLPIPLPTGSTAAFVPLDAVADIEIAPGPNQVSRENGKRRVVVTANVRGRDIGSFVAEAEARIAATVTIPAGYWTAWGGQFEQLLSARSRLQVVVPVALLLIFGLLYVTFGGIRDALLVSTGIPLALTGGVLFLWVGGIPFSISAAVGFIALSGVAVLNGLVMITFITRLRAEGHSLDDAVLHGAVARLRPVLMTALVASLGFLPMMLATGRGAEVQRPLATVVVGGVLSSTLLTLVILPVLYRLLARKEAEQAA is encoded by the coding sequence ATGACCACTAGCACGGAGCTGACCTGGATTGACCGCCTGCTGGCCGTCTCGATCCGCCAGCGTTGGGCCGTGCTGGGCGGCACGCTGGTGGTGGCGCTCCTCGGCGTCTTCAGTGCCACTCGTTTGCCGATCGACGCGGTGCCGGACATCACCAATGTCCAGGTCCAGGTCAACACGGAGGCGCCGGGCTATTCGCCGTTCGAGGCGGAGCAGCGCGTGACCTACCTGGTGGAGACCGCGATGGCGGGCTTGCCCGCACTCCAGGAGACCCGCTCCATCTCGCGCTACGGCCTGTCGCAGGTCACGGTGATCTTCGAGGACGGCACCGACATCTACTGGGCTCGGCAACTCGTCGGCGAACGCATCCAGGAGGCAATGGCACGGATGCCGGCGGGCCTCGCCCCCAGCATGGGCCCGATTGCGACGGGGCTCGGCGAGATCTTCATGTGGACCGTGGAGCCAAAGCCCGGTGCCCTGAACGAGGACGGGCGGCCCTACTCGGCGATGGACCTTCGGACCATCCAGGATTGGATCGTGCGACCCCAGCTGAAGACGGTCCCGGGAGTCGCCGACGTCAACACGATCGGCGGCTTCACCAAGCAGTTCCATGTCACGCCGGACCCTGGGAGGCTGGTGGCTTACGGGTTGACGGTGCGCGACGTCCTCGGCGCCTTGAGTGACAACAACAGCAATGTCGGCGCCGGCTACATCGAACGTCGTGGTGAGCAATACCTGATCCGCGCTCCGGGCCAGGTCGCTGGCCTCGATGATATCCGCCAGATCGTGGTCGGCATGCAAGGGAGTACGCCGATCCGTCTCGGTGATGTCGCTGGCGTGCAATTGGGTGAGGAACTCCGGACCGGCGCGGCGACCGAGAACGGCAAGGAGGTGGTACTCGGTACCGTCTTCATGCTGCAGGGCGAGAACAGTCGCATCGTCTCGCAACGGGTCGCGGACAAGATGGTGGCCATCAACCAGACGCTTCCCGCGGGTGTCACGGCCAAGACGGTGTACGATCGCACCACGCTGGTCGATGCGACGATTGAGACTGTCCAGCACAACCTCGTGATCGGGGCGTTGCTGGTGATTGTCATCCTCTTCCTCTTCCTGGGCAACGTGCGGGCCGCGGTGATCACCGCCTTCGCCATTCCGCTCTCCATGCTCTTTGCGATGTCGGGGATGGTGCTGGGCGGGGTCAGCGGAAACCTCCTCAGCCTCGGCGCGCTGGATTTCGGCATCATTGTCGACGGCGCCGTGGTCATGGTCGAGAATTGTCTTCGACACCTCGCGAGGCGGCAGCACGAGACCGGTGCTCCGTCGGCCCGTCAGGCGCGGCTTGACGTCGTGCTGCGGGCGGCGCGCGAAGTGTGGCGCCCAACGCTCTACGGCCAACTGATCATCATGGTGGTCTACCTGCCGATCCTCACCCTGACCGGCATCGAAGGGAAGATGTTCTACCCCATGGCCTTTACGGTGCTGGCGGCGCTGTTCGGCGCCATGGTGCTGTCGTTGACCTTTGTCCCGGCCGCGGTGGCGATCTTCGTGACCGGTCGCGTCTCCGAAACGGAAAGCCGCCCGATGCAGTGGGCCGTCCGCGCGTACCGGCCGACGCTTATGGCCGCACTGCGTCACCGGACCATCACGCTGACGGCCGCCGCCGCCCTGCTCGTGGTCACCGGGGCGATGGCCACCCGCCTCGGGAGCGAGTTCCTCCCCAGCCTGGACGAAGGGGACTTATTGGTGCACGCGCTTCGGATCCCGGGGACGAGCCTGTCCACCGCCGTCGAGATGCAGCACACCCTCGAGCGCAAGCTCATGACCTATCCAGAAGTCGCGTATGTCTTTTCCAAGATTGGGACGGCGGAGATCGCAACGGACCCGATGCCACCCAGCGTGGCGGATACCTATGTCATGCTGAAGGCTCAGGGTGACTGGCCCGATCCCGGGCGCTCCAAGGCCGACCTGGTGGCGGAGTTGCAGCGCGATCTGCTTCAGCTGCCCGGCAACAATTACGAATTCATCCAGCCGATCCAGATGCGGTTCAACGAACTGATCGCCGGCGTGCGAAGCGACGTCGCCGTCAAGGTCTTCGGCGACGACGTCGAGGTGCTCGCCGATGTCGGGGACCGCATCGAGGCGGTCCTGTCATCGGTGCCCGGCGCCGCCGACACCAAAGTGGAGCAGACGACGGGGCTGCCGATGCTGACGGTCCGGTTCCAGCGCGAGGCGATGGCACGCCTCGGGTTGACGGTCGCGACGGTACAGGAGGTCGTGGCGGTCGCGTTCGGTGGACGGACGGTCGGAGAGGTCTACGAGGGGGATCGCCGGTTCGACATCGTGGTGCGACTTCCGGAGAAGGCGCGGACGAACATCGAGGAGATGGGGCGCCTGCCAATTCCGTTGCCCACCGGCTCGACGGCGGCATTCGTTCCACTGGATGCCGTCGCAGACATTGAGATCGCCCCAGGGCCGAACCAGGTCAGCCGTGAGAACGGGAAGCGGCGCGTCGTCGTCACGGCGAATGTGCGGGGTCGTGACATCGGATCGTTCGTGGCAGAGGCCGAAGCGCGCATTGCTGCGACGGTCACCATCCCCGCCGGCTACTGGACCGCGTGGGGCGGACAGTTTGAGCAGCTGCTTTCGGCGCGATCACGGCTCCAAGTGGTGGTGCCTGTCGCCCTGCTGCTGATCTTTGGCTTGCTGTACGTGACCTTTGGCGGCATCCGCGATGCGTTGTTGGTTTCCACGGGCATTCCGCTTGCACTCACCGGCGGGGTGCTCTTTCTCTGGGTCGGCGGCATTCCGTTTTCGATCTCTGCGGCAGTGGGGTTCATCGCCCTCTCCGGGGTGGCGGTGTTGAACGGGCTCGTGATGATCACCTTCATCACGCGATTGCGCGCGGAGGGTCATTCCCTCGACGACGCCGTGCTGCATGGCGCGGTGGCACGGCTGCGGCCGGTCTTGATGACGGCCTTGGTGGCGTCCCTCGGCTTCCTCCCCATGATGCTTGCCACAGGTCGAGGTGCTGAAGTTCAGCGGCCGCTCGCCACCGTGGTGGTCGGCGGAGTGCTCTCGTCGACCCTGCTGACGTTGGTGATCCTCCCGGTTTTGTATCGCCTGCTTGCCCGCAAGGAAGCGGAGCAGGCGGCATGA
- a CDS encoding efflux RND transporter periplasmic adaptor subunit, translated as MLRTRTTTVIVAIIGVGLALTALILVNGPRGTTSEAAEAAEAPAYPRGPHGGRLLSEGALQLEVTIYETGVPPQFRIYPFDGQLQPVPPSAVALQVELHRLGGRIDRIAFRSEADYLQGQNVVEEPHSFDVKVSATYRGQSYAWSYAQIEGKVELGAAQRASAGIVLDTVGPRRMVTTIDLPGEVKADATRRAEVAPRVGGVIIAVLKQEGDRVVRGDVLAIIESRELADAKSAYLVAERQVDFATTTLQREEALWQRKISPQRDYLAAQQALDEATLRLRVAGQGLVALGLPPDALPTLRNEPPEAAARLAIRAPRAGTVTVRAASEGETVLPNASLFVVSDLAAVWVEAAVPAADLGVVRQGQEAVVVSTDLAREVPGRISFLGPVIGTASRTAVARIVLPNTGGEWRPGLFVTVRITREATTVPLAVAAEAVQSFRDWQVVFVRHGDWFEARPLTLGRSDGAWVQVLSGLVAGDEYARANSFAVKAEIGKLGATHDH; from the coding sequence ATGTTGCGAACCAGGACGACGACCGTCATCGTCGCGATCATCGGCGTGGGGCTAGCCTTGACCGCGCTCATCCTCGTCAACGGGCCGCGCGGCACGACGAGTGAAGCCGCCGAAGCCGCCGAGGCGCCGGCCTACCCTCGAGGTCCCCACGGCGGTCGCCTGCTTTCCGAGGGGGCGCTCCAGCTCGAGGTCACCATCTACGAGACGGGTGTCCCTCCGCAGTTCCGGATCTACCCGTTCGATGGGCAACTCCAACCGGTGCCACCCAGCGCGGTCGCCTTGCAAGTGGAATTGCACCGACTTGGGGGGCGCATCGACCGTATCGCGTTCCGGTCGGAGGCAGATTATCTGCAGGGGCAAAATGTTGTGGAGGAACCCCATTCGTTCGATGTCAAGGTCTCGGCCACCTATCGGGGGCAATCCTACGCCTGGAGCTACGCGCAAATCGAAGGCAAGGTCGAACTCGGGGCCGCGCAACGCGCCAGTGCCGGGATCGTACTCGATACCGTCGGTCCCCGCCGCATGGTGACCACGATCGACCTCCCCGGCGAGGTGAAGGCCGATGCGACCCGGCGCGCCGAGGTGGCGCCGCGCGTTGGTGGCGTGATCATCGCGGTCCTCAAACAGGAAGGCGATCGCGTGGTCCGTGGCGATGTCCTCGCCATCATCGAAAGTCGTGAGTTGGCGGACGCCAAGAGCGCGTACCTCGTGGCCGAGCGACAAGTCGATTTTGCGACGACGACGCTGCAGCGTGAGGAGGCGCTGTGGCAGCGGAAAATTTCGCCCCAGCGCGACTATCTCGCCGCGCAGCAGGCGTTGGATGAGGCCACTCTCCGGCTTCGGGTTGCCGGACAGGGGCTGGTGGCCCTCGGGCTGCCGCCCGATGCGCTGCCGACCCTCCGCAACGAACCGCCCGAAGCGGCCGCTCGACTCGCCATTCGGGCGCCTCGTGCCGGCACCGTCACGGTCCGGGCCGCCTCCGAGGGGGAAACGGTGTTGCCCAACGCGAGCCTCTTCGTCGTGAGCGACCTCGCCGCGGTCTGGGTGGAAGCCGCCGTCCCGGCCGCCGATCTCGGCGTCGTGCGCCAGGGCCAGGAGGCCGTCGTGGTCTCCACCGATCTGGCGCGAGAAGTCCCGGGGCGCATCAGCTTCCTCGGGCCGGTGATCGGTACTGCCTCGCGGACCGCCGTCGCTCGCATCGTGTTGCCCAACACTGGCGGGGAGTGGCGGCCGGGTCTGTTCGTCACGGTGCGCATCACTCGGGAGGCCACGACGGTCCCGTTGGCGGTCGCGGCCGAAGCAGTCCAGTCCTTCCGGGATTGGCAAGTCGTCTTCGTCCGCCATGGCGACTGGTTTGAGGCGCGTCCGCTGACGCTGGGGCGGAGTGACGGCGCGTGGGTGCAGGTGTTGAGCGGGCTCGTGGCAGGCGATGAGTATGCCCGCGCCAATAGCTTTGCCGTCAAAGCCGAGATTGGGAAACTCGGAGCCACACATGACCACTAG